The Oceanotoga teriensis genome has a window encoding:
- a CDS encoding 3-oxoacyl-ACP synthase — MNIGIMGLGTYCPENYISSAEIAEKTGIPEWVISQKFGVDKKTIPGPKDTTSYMGIQAAKEAIKEAGIDPKEIDIVIWNGAQHKDYPCWLASLKVAEEIGAVNAWGFDMEAMCGSMMVGMETASSLLKGNENYKTALLVSGYRNSDLIDYSVAETSFMFDIGVGGAAMVLRKGYNKNVILGTAFKGDGSFSEDCVVEVGGSKNWPMTEEDVKDMHFVVRDAESFKKKLGERTMPNFYHVIRESLSKSGRTDKDIDYLAILHFKKSAHDAVLDELGLDSEQTTYLNEYGHIGQNDQVLSIKLGLESEKIKDGDIVVMVGAGIGFVWAAATVQWGDYVG, encoded by the coding sequence ATGAATATCGGAATAATGGGATTAGGTACATATTGTCCTGAAAATTATATTAGTTCAGCTGAAATTGCAGAAAAAACAGGAATACCTGAATGGGTCATAAGCCAGAAATTTGGCGTTGATAAAAAAACTATTCCTGGTCCAAAAGATACTACAAGTTATATGGGAATACAGGCAGCAAAAGAAGCTATAAAAGAAGCTGGTATAGATCCAAAAGAAATAGACATTGTTATTTGGAATGGTGCACAACATAAAGATTATCCTTGTTGGTTAGCCAGTTTAAAAGTTGCTGAAGAAATAGGGGCTGTTAATGCATGGGGTTTTGATATGGAAGCTATGTGTGGTTCTATGATGGTTGGTATGGAAACAGCAAGTTCTTTATTGAAAGGAAATGAAAATTATAAAACAGCTTTACTTGTTTCTGGATATAGAAACTCTGATTTAATTGATTATTCAGTTGCGGAGACATCGTTTATGTTTGATATTGGTGTTGGTGGTGCAGCAATGGTTTTAAGAAAGGGATATAACAAAAATGTTATTTTAGGAACGGCATTTAAAGGCGATGGATCCTTTTCTGAAGATTGTGTAGTTGAGGTTGGTGGATCTAAAAATTGGCCTATGACTGAAGAAGATGTTAAAGATATGCATTTTGTTGTTAGAGATGCTGAATCTTTTAAGAAAAAACTTGGTGAAAGGACTATGCCGAATTTTTATCATGTAATAAGAGAATCACTTTCAAAAAGTGGTAGAACTGATAAAGATATAGATTATCTTGCGATATTACATTTTAAAAAATCTGCTCATGATGCGGTTTTAGATGAATTAGGTCTTGATTCTGAACAAACAACTTATTTAAATGAATATGGTCATATAGGTCAAAATGATCAAGTTTTATCTATTAAATTAGGTCTTGAATCAGAAAAGATAAAAGATGGAGATATCGTTGTTATGGTTGGAGCTGGAATAGGCTTTGTTTGGGCAGCTGCAACTGTTCAGTGGGGAGATTACGTAGGTTAA
- a CDS encoding branched-chain amino acid ABC transporter permease has product MLIIQSIILGIPQGALYGLMAFGIALIFRTVSVMNFSHGNAGMFATFIGFSVYTLTNNIFIALISAVVFGFILGVLIEKFLMRPVKHLSHGAMLIITLGLLMVFEGLSIVIWGTEYLQLPELNDGMPIIMEFGENILVLPINDLIVTVIALSVSILLAIFLKYTKIGTAIRARAQDEVGSSVVGIDINKVDSIVWGIGISLAALVGILAAPKTYVHPNMMTNMQLYGFTAGVLGGFSSLFGAIVGGMILGILEKVVGVYISPDYQLSIILILIIVVLVVKPSGIFGKKFEGRV; this is encoded by the coding sequence ATGCTTATAATACAAAGTATTATATTGGGAATACCACAAGGGGCTCTTTATGGACTTATGGCCTTTGGTATAGCATTGATATTTAGAACTGTCAGTGTTATGAATTTTTCCCATGGAAATGCCGGAATGTTTGCAACTTTTATAGGTTTTAGCGTTTATACATTAACCAATAATATATTTATTGCTTTGATATCTGCAGTTGTTTTTGGATTTATTCTTGGAGTATTGATAGAAAAATTTTTAATGAGACCTGTAAAACATTTATCACATGGTGCTATGTTGATAATAACTTTAGGCCTTTTGATGGTTTTTGAAGGATTATCTATAGTTATTTGGGGAACTGAATATTTACAATTACCAGAACTCAATGATGGTATGCCTATTATAATGGAATTTGGAGAAAATATATTAGTTTTACCAATAAATGATTTAATTGTTACTGTTATAGCATTAAGTGTTTCTATTTTATTGGCTATATTTTTAAAATATACAAAAATAGGTACTGCAATAAGAGCAAGAGCTCAAGATGAAGTTGGTTCGAGTGTTGTAGGAATAGATATAAATAAAGTAGATTCTATAGTTTGGGGAATAGGAATTTCTCTTGCAGCATTAGTAGGTATACTTGCAGCACCTAAAACTTATGTACATCCTAATATGATGACAAATATGCAATTGTATGGATTTACTGCAGGAGTTTTGGGAGGATTTTCAAGTTTGTTTGGTGCTATAGTAGGAGGAATGATTCTTGGAATATTAGAGAAAGTAGTTGGTGTTTATATATCACCAGATTATCAGTTATCTATAATATTGATATTAATCATAGTAGTTTTAGTTGTAAAACCTTCAGGTATATTTGGTAAAAAGTTTGAAGGGAGAGTTTAA
- a CDS encoding acetyl-CoA hydrolase/transferase family protein, whose translation MWRKQYNNKLKSIEDAILSLPKRATVVVGLAATEAQGFLSNLHKYKDNFEYIKVLTCLNMKEYPFFMEKEYENKFANHSWFYAPPTRKAKSEGLCTVDYIPNNLHMAGTDKIMSEKEDDSKLVFWGTVTPMLENSGYFSLGLSNVYEMEVIENADMVVLEVNNNMPWIHGETQVHINQADYIVESDWEIPALPIVEPSELEEKIAKYIADLVDDGSTIQIGIGGIPNAVAKLLVDKRDLGVHTEMFTESMIDLFEAGVITNNKKNLWKGRSICTFALGSKRMYEWLNNNPGVWVMRGSYVNDPFVIAQNDNMISINTAISVDLQGQVVSEAIGTKQFSGTGGQLDTHRGAIKSKNGKGIIALRSTAKKGAISTIVSAHPQGSTISVPRHDVDYVVTEFGVAHLRGKSLSQRVKALIEISHPDFREKLLTEAKELGYI comes from the coding sequence ATGTGGAGAAAGCAATATAATAATAAATTAAAATCAATTGAAGATGCTATTCTTTCACTCCCTAAAAGAGCAACTGTAGTCGTAGGTCTTGCGGCTACAGAAGCTCAAGGGTTTTTGAGTAATCTTCATAAATATAAAGATAATTTTGAATATATAAAGGTATTAACTTGTCTTAATATGAAAGAGTATCCATTTTTTATGGAAAAAGAGTATGAGAATAAATTTGCAAATCATTCATGGTTTTATGCGCCACCTACAAGAAAAGCAAAATCTGAAGGTTTATGCACTGTTGATTATATTCCTAATAATCTTCATATGGCTGGTACAGATAAAATAATGAGTGAAAAAGAGGATGATTCAAAATTAGTGTTTTGGGGAACTGTTACTCCAATGCTTGAAAATTCAGGATATTTTAGTTTAGGTCTTTCAAATGTCTATGAAATGGAAGTAATTGAAAATGCTGATATGGTTGTTTTAGAAGTTAATAATAATATGCCTTGGATTCACGGAGAAACCCAAGTACATATAAATCAAGCTGATTATATAGTTGAATCTGATTGGGAAATTCCGGCTTTACCAATAGTTGAACCATCCGAACTTGAAGAAAAGATAGCTAAATATATAGCTGATTTAGTAGATGATGGATCTACTATTCAAATAGGAATAGGTGGAATTCCTAATGCTGTGGCAAAGTTATTAGTTGATAAGAGAGATCTCGGAGTTCATACGGAGATGTTTACAGAATCTATGATTGATTTGTTTGAAGCTGGTGTAATAACAAATAATAAAAAGAATTTATGGAAAGGCAGATCTATTTGTACTTTTGCACTTGGATCTAAAAGGATGTATGAATGGTTGAATAATAATCCAGGCGTATGGGTTATGAGAGGAAGTTATGTTAATGATCCTTTTGTAATAGCTCAAAATGATAATATGATTTCTATTAATACTGCTATTTCTGTTGATTTACAAGGTCAAGTTGTTTCAGAAGCAATTGGTACTAAACAATTTTCAGGAACTGGAGGACAACTTGATACACATAGAGGAGCTATTAAAAGTAAAAATGGTAAAGGTATTATAGCTTTGAGATCAACTGCAAAAAAAGGAGCAATTTCTACCATAGTTTCAGCACATCCACAAGGATCTACTATTTCTGTTCCAAGACATGATGTGGATTATGTAGTAACTGAATTTGGTGTAGCTCACTTAAGAGGTAAAAGTCTTTCACAGAGGGTAAAAGCATTAATAGAAATTTCACACCCTGATTTTAGAGAAAAACTTTTAACAGAAGCTAAAGAACTTGGATATATTTAA
- a CDS encoding ABC transporter ATP-binding protein — protein MLQIKDVRVSFGGLIAVKDMNMNVKKGTIHSLIGPNGAGKTTLFNAITRVIQPDKGDVIFKSESLINLTPEKIIYKGISRTFQNLQLFQGMNVYDNIYSGFVHNYKGNLFEIFSKKKRDFDIQTKNKILEVTELLQIKNRLNSYPSQLPYGVLKRVEIARAMVSDPELLLFDEPAAGLNHNETSEIRDIIKMLKSNGKTILLVEHDMNLVMKVSDEITVMSFGEKIAEGVPEEIANNEEVIKVYLGESENA, from the coding sequence ATGCTTCAGATAAAAGATGTAAGAGTTTCTTTTGGTGGATTAATAGCAGTTAAAGATATGAATATGAATGTTAAAAAAGGAACAATACATTCTTTGATAGGTCCTAACGGAGCTGGAAAAACTACTTTATTTAACGCAATAACAAGAGTTATACAGCCAGACAAAGGTGATGTTATTTTTAAGAGTGAATCTTTAATAAATCTTACGCCAGAAAAAATAATATATAAAGGTATCTCAAGAACTTTTCAAAATTTACAACTTTTTCAAGGTATGAATGTATATGATAATATTTATTCTGGATTTGTTCATAATTATAAAGGAAATTTATTTGAAATATTTTCTAAGAAAAAAAGAGATTTTGATATACAAACAAAAAATAAGATATTGGAAGTTACAGAGCTTCTTCAAATAAAAAATAGACTTAATTCTTATCCGTCTCAATTACCTTATGGTGTTTTGAAAAGGGTAGAGATTGCAAGAGCTATGGTTTCTGATCCTGAACTTTTGTTATTTGATGAACCTGCTGCTGGTTTGAATCATAATGAAACATCTGAGATAAGAGATATAATAAAAATGCTTAAATCTAATGGTAAAACTATTTTACTTGTTGAACATGATATGAACCTTGTTATGAAGGTTTCAGACGAGATAACTGTTATGAGTTTTGGAGAAAAAATTGCTGAAGGAGTTCCAGAAGAGATAGCAAATAATGAAGAAGTAATAAAAGTATATCTGGGGGAGAGTGAAAATGCTTAA
- a CDS encoding ABC transporter substrate-binding protein, whose protein sequence is MKKILGTLMAVLLIVFAFAEVGVTDTEIKIGSFQALSGPIASIGQPMTKGMQAYFNWVNDNGGINGRKINLIVADDQFNPAKTTVEVKRLVESDNVFSIVGGLGTPGVLAVMNYLNESEVPFVYQGSGSSLLSFPAKEYVFPVQPNYKVEGNIIANYFVDKGYKNIALVYRNAEDGKEFADSFEEVLSKNGKKAAISLAINPAADNFATEITKLIGKRPDAVAVMLYGAQAPNFIKQAKQYGLRNQEYVLSYANASVTFIQLAGNAAEGVKTAAWVDVDFENPETPALKIYGKYNNGEIPNAYAVAGLIAAETFTEAVKRAGKDLTRESLVEALETFNNWSGEITNGVTYADFNTERENSRLGKNSMYLLEVKDNIFVNSTDWLYFK, encoded by the coding sequence ATGAAGAAAATCCTCGGAACTTTAATGGCAGTTTTATTGATCGTTTTTGCTTTTGCTGAAGTTGGCGTGACTGATACAGAAATTAAAATAGGTTCTTTTCAAGCATTATCAGGACCAATAGCTTCAATTGGACAACCTATGACTAAAGGAATGCAGGCATATTTTAATTGGGTTAATGATAATGGCGGTATTAATGGTAGAAAGATAAACTTAATAGTTGCTGATGATCAATTTAATCCTGCAAAAACTACCGTAGAAGTTAAAAGACTCGTTGAATCTGATAATGTTTTTTCAATAGTTGGAGGACTTGGTACACCAGGAGTATTAGCTGTTATGAATTATTTAAATGAAAGTGAAGTTCCATTTGTATATCAAGGTAGTGGTTCTTCATTATTAAGTTTCCCAGCTAAAGAATATGTTTTTCCTGTACAACCAAATTATAAAGTTGAAGGTAATATAATAGCTAATTATTTTGTTGATAAAGGTTATAAAAATATAGCTCTTGTTTATAGAAATGCAGAGGATGGTAAAGAATTTGCTGATTCTTTTGAAGAAGTTCTAAGTAAAAATGGTAAAAAAGCAGCTATTTCTTTGGCTATAAATCCTGCAGCAGATAATTTTGCAACTGAAATAACTAAATTGATAGGTAAAAGACCAGATGCTGTTGCAGTAATGCTTTATGGAGCACAAGCACCTAATTTTATTAAACAAGCTAAACAGTATGGATTAAGAAATCAAGAATATGTTTTATCTTATGCAAATGCTTCTGTTACATTTATTCAATTAGCTGGTAATGCTGCAGAAGGTGTAAAAACAGCTGCTTGGGTTGATGTAGACTTTGAAAATCCAGAAACTCCTGCATTAAAAATATATGGAAAATATAATAATGGAGAAATACCAAATGCATATGCAGTTGCAGGTTTAATAGCTGCAGAAACATTTACAGAAGCAGTTAAAAGAGCTGGAAAAGATCTTACAAGAGAAAGTTTGGTTGAAGCTTTAGAAACTTTCAATAATTGGTCTGGTGAAATAACAAATGGAGTTACTTATGCTGATTTTAATACAGAAAGAGAAAATTCAAGATTGGGTAAAAACTCTATGTATTTATTAGAAGTTAAAGATAATATATTTGTAAATTCTACAGATTGGTTATATTTTAAATAA
- a CDS encoding beta-ketoacyl-ACP reductase has protein sequence MDRMKGKVCVVTGGARGIGKAIVEKMAKEEATVVYALDMNEDALNELENAYSNVKGYVLNVTNRENIKEFVELAKNEYGRIDVLVNNAGITADALIQKMEEDAWDRVINVNLKGVFNMTQAVVPLMLENEKGSIVSISSIVGEKGNIGQTNYAATKGGVISMTYSWAKEFARKGANIRVNAVAPGFILTPMTEKMPEKVLNSIVEKVTLKRMGKATEVADAVFFLASEEASYITGHVLSVNGGTIL, from the coding sequence ATGGATAGAATGAAAGGAAAAGTATGTGTTGTAACTGGTGGTGCAAGAGGTATAGGTAAAGCTATTGTAGAGAAAATGGCTAAAGAAGAAGCTACTGTTGTATATGCTCTTGATATGAATGAAGATGCATTAAATGAACTTGAAAATGCGTATTCAAATGTAAAAGGATATGTTCTTAATGTAACTAATAGAGAAAATATAAAAGAATTTGTAGAATTGGCAAAAAATGAATACGGTAGAATCGATGTTTTAGTTAATAATGCTGGTATTACAGCTGATGCTTTGATTCAAAAAATGGAAGAAGATGCATGGGATAGAGTAATAAATGTAAATTTAAAAGGCGTATTTAACATGACTCAAGCAGTTGTTCCGCTTATGCTTGAAAATGAAAAAGGTAGTATAGTAAGTATTTCTTCTATTGTTGGAGAAAAAGGTAATATAGGCCAAACAAATTATGCTGCAACAAAAGGTGGAGTTATTTCTATGACTTATTCATGGGCTAAAGAATTTGCAAGAAAAGGTGCAAATATAAGAGTTAATGCTGTTGCTCCTGGCTTTATTTTAACTCCAATGACTGAAAAAATGCCTGAAAAAGTTTTAAATTCAATAGTTGAAAAAGTAACTCTTAAAAGAATGGGAAAAGCGACTGAAGTTGCAGATGCTGTATTTTTCTTAGCATCAGAAGAAGCTTCTTATATAACAGGTCATGTTTTAAGTGTTAACGGAGGTACTATTCTTTAA
- a CDS encoding TetR/AcrR family transcriptional regulator, translating into MKKKTDTLDKLLEASRDLFSKKWYETVSVAEICREAGVSNGVFYRYFKNKKSIFEYQVDELLTYFEREFNNIRGITAEDRLEKFLDIVIQSGDRHRQHITIFREAQYRFPEFEKRLRKMYIIGLSRVFNREISETEYLFVAGAVRFINIRYIFNSKEYKNEILKNIIINGIFEELEVDFSKVFSEKLEEPDMIECKTSRCKLINAGIKLFGEKGYYNVNIYDITKEAGYAVGTFYIYFNSKEEFLSSIVDIISKNTRRFLSLNSKETLNRLEKELRGIYLFLFFFSHNKSYYEIVREAEFVVNESAKRYYDNFERGYQNNLDSIKIEDKSLIANFLMGFSHYLGIEKLFLENVTDEKVIIKEVSDYFKNGIKE; encoded by the coding sequence ATGAAGAAAAAAACCGATACATTAGATAAACTATTGGAAGCATCAAGAGATCTATTTTCAAAAAAATGGTATGAAACTGTTTCTGTCGCTGAAATTTGTAGAGAGGCAGGAGTTTCTAATGGTGTCTTTTATAGATATTTTAAAAATAAAAAGTCTATATTTGAATATCAGGTTGATGAACTTTTGACTTATTTTGAAAGAGAATTTAATAATATAAGAGGTATAACAGCTGAAGATAGACTTGAAAAATTTTTGGATATAGTTATTCAATCAGGAGATAGGCATAGACAACATATTACCATTTTTAGAGAAGCCCAATATAGATTTCCAGAATTTGAAAAAAGATTAAGAAAAATGTATATTATCGGTTTGTCAAGAGTTTTTAACAGAGAAATAAGTGAAACAGAGTATCTCTTTGTAGCTGGAGCTGTTAGGTTTATAAATATAAGATATATATTTAATTCTAAAGAATATAAGAATGAAATTTTAAAAAATATAATTATTAATGGTATTTTTGAAGAACTCGAAGTAGATTTTTCTAAAGTTTTTTCTGAAAAACTTGAAGAACCCGATATGATAGAATGTAAAACTTCAAGATGTAAATTGATAAATGCAGGTATAAAATTATTCGGTGAAAAAGGTTATTATAATGTGAATATATATGATATAACTAAAGAAGCAGGATATGCTGTAGGTACTTTTTATATATACTTTAATTCAAAAGAAGAATTTCTTTCTTCTATAGTAGATATAATAAGTAAAAATACGAGAAGATTTTTATCTTTAAATTCTAAAGAAACTCTTAATAGACTTGAGAAAGAATTGAGAGGTATTTATTTATTTTTATTCTTTTTTTCACATAATAAAAGCTATTATGAGATTGTTAGAGAAGCAGAATTTGTTGTTAATGAATCTGCCAAAAGATATTATGATAATTTTGAAAGAGGATATCAAAATAATTTAGATAGTATAAAGATTGAAGATAAATCATTAATAGCAAATTTTTTAATGGGTTTTTCTCATTATCTTGGAATTGAAAAACTCTTTCTTGAAAACGTAACTGATGAGAAAGTAATAATAAAAGAAGTATCTGATTATTTTAAAAATGGTATAAAAGAATAA
- a CDS encoding alpha/beta fold hydrolase, protein MKKIMITFIIGLLLGLIFMSQSFLLMIFSTILIFAIAALGLNILSGYTGQVSIGHGAFMAIGAYTTATMSLNFNTPFILNLLLAIVFSAILGAIIALPALRLKGFYLAIATMAFGIAVEQIISSFELFGGHIGLRDIKPLVDSDFYMYLINLAFYAILSYIAGRIINSPNGLKYKMTRDSEIAARSYGVNLSFAKLESFVLSAIYGGIAGSLYAHTIGYIAPTDFALGNSLNLLAMIVIGGMASIHGGLIGSIIITGLPFLFSRGSIPMSIIFGILLIVFVLFFPKGIIYGLMMGYVKYLERPFIYFIKNNLRKNDKPKQKIKVKGKDIYYDVNGEGKSVIMIHGNFGSHKWFNKVNNISGYKIYTVDMPNFGHSDHIENANIDEYADYINEFMNSLNIDKAVIVGHSLGGAVAQSLALRYNNKVNKLILISSAPYYGFKTPEENYSSLALLKNNRSILKESIKGIMPLNKDKKFLNELVNDSLLMNPKCFVENARALEKYDFTDLKDKINFSTMVLFGKKDILITKEMAVRTAEFYNAELKEYDNVGHSLMVEEPELFKKMFINFMNRG, encoded by the coding sequence ATGAAAAAAATAATGATAACTTTTATAATAGGTTTGCTTTTGGGATTAATTTTTATGTCTCAATCTTTTTTATTAATGATATTTTCGACTATTTTAATATTTGCAATAGCTGCTTTAGGGTTAAATATATTATCTGGTTATACAGGACAAGTTTCAATCGGACATGGAGCTTTTATGGCTATAGGAGCTTATACCACAGCTACGATGTCATTAAATTTTAATACTCCATTTATTTTGAACTTGCTATTAGCAATTGTTTTTTCAGCTATACTTGGTGCTATAATAGCACTTCCTGCTTTAAGACTTAAAGGTTTTTATCTTGCAATAGCTACTATGGCTTTTGGAATTGCTGTTGAACAGATAATATCTTCTTTTGAATTATTTGGTGGGCATATAGGTTTGAGAGATATAAAGCCTCTTGTTGATTCTGATTTTTATATGTATTTAATAAATCTTGCATTTTATGCAATTTTAAGTTATATTGCTGGAAGAATAATAAATTCACCTAATGGGTTGAAATATAAAATGACAAGAGATAGTGAAATAGCAGCAAGATCTTATGGCGTTAATTTATCATTTGCTAAATTAGAATCATTTGTTTTGAGTGCTATATATGGTGGTATTGCTGGAAGTTTATATGCTCATACTATTGGTTATATTGCACCTACAGATTTTGCATTAGGGAACTCTTTAAATTTACTTGCAATGATTGTTATTGGAGGAATGGCCTCTATACATGGAGGATTAATTGGTTCTATTATAATTACGGGTTTACCTTTCCTATTTTCAAGAGGTAGTATACCTATGTCTATAATATTTGGAATATTATTAATAGTTTTTGTTCTTTTCTTCCCAAAAGGAATAATATATGGTCTTATGATGGGATATGTTAAATATTTGGAAAGGCCTTTTATATATTTTATAAAAAATAATTTGAGAAAAAATGATAAACCAAAACAAAAAATCAAAGTTAAAGGAAAAGATATATATTATGATGTAAATGGTGAAGGAAAATCTGTTATAATGATACATGGTAATTTTGGTTCTCATAAATGGTTTAATAAAGTTAATAATATATCAGGATATAAAATATATACTGTTGATATGCCAAATTTTGGACATTCAGATCATATTGAAAACGCTAATATTGATGAATATGCTGATTATATAAATGAATTTATGAATTCACTGAATATAGATAAAGCTGTTATTGTTGGACATTCTCTTGGTGGTGCAGTTGCTCAAAGCTTAGCCTTAAGGTATAATAATAAGGTGAATAAATTGATTTTGATTTCTTCAGCTCCTTATTATGGATTTAAAACACCTGAAGAAAATTATTCTTCATTGGCTTTGTTGAAAAATAATAGAAGTATTTTAAAAGAAAGTATTAAAGGTATAATGCCTCTTAATAAAGATAAAAAGTTTTTAAATGAACTTGTTAATGATTCATTGCTTATGAATCCAAAATGTTTTGTAGAGAATGCAAGAGCTTTAGAAAAATATGATTTTACTGATTTAAAAGATAAAATAAATTTTTCTACAATGGTTTTATTTGGTAAAAAAGATATTTTAATTACTAAAGAAATGGCTGTTAGAACAGCAGAATTTTATAATGCTGAATTAAAAGAATATGATAATGTAGGACATTCATTGATGGTTGAAGAACCTGAATTATTCAAAAAAATGTTTATAAATTTTATGAATAGGGGTTAG
- a CDS encoding acetyl-CoA C-acetyltransferase, whose translation MSKVFIIDAKRTALGTFGGTLKNEPASKLGAHVLKEMISINNLSPNNIDETIIGNILGAGQGMGPGRQVAIYAGIPVESPAYTINMICGSGMKAVMIGATDIMSEQADLVVAGGIENMSMAPYLINSNNRFGSKMGNQTVIDHMINDSLTDVFNQYHMGVTAENIAQKYNISREEQDEFAYTSQLRANQAIENGRFKDEIIPYKIKTRKGEVVFDTDEHPRLTSVEKLGMLRPAFKKDGTVTAGNSSGINDGASIMILASEEAVEKYNLKPIAEIIAFSQAGVDPAFMGLGPVPAIKKVMEKTGLSLDDISLFELNEAFASQSLGVIKELSDYYKKDKNWFMERTNLNGGAIALGHPVGASGNRIIVTLIHEMLKQKKEYGLASLCIGGGMGTAIVIRNLI comes from the coding sequence ATGAGCAAAGTATTTATTATTGATGCAAAAAGAACAGCTTTAGGAACATTTGGCGGAACTCTTAAAAATGAACCTGCATCCAAGCTCGGAGCACATGTTTTAAAAGAAATGATAAGTATAAATAATTTGAGTCCTAATAATATAGATGAGACAATAATTGGTAATATTTTAGGTGCAGGCCAAGGAATGGGTCCAGGTAGGCAGGTTGCTATTTATGCTGGAATACCTGTTGAATCTCCTGCTTATACTATAAATATGATATGTGGTTCAGGAATGAAAGCAGTTATGATAGGTGCAACAGATATAATGTCTGAACAAGCAGATTTAGTTGTTGCTGGTGGTATTGAAAATATGTCTATGGCACCATATTTAATAAATTCAAATAATAGATTCGGAAGTAAAATGGGTAATCAAACAGTTATAGATCATATGATAAATGATTCTTTAACAGATGTTTTTAATCAATATCATATGGGTGTAACTGCTGAAAATATAGCACAAAAATATAATATAAGCAGAGAGGAACAAGATGAATTTGCATATACGTCTCAATTAAGGGCTAATCAAGCAATAGAGAATGGAAGATTTAAAGATGAAATAATTCCTTATAAAATAAAAACAAGAAAAGGTGAAGTTGTATTTGATACTGACGAACATCCTAGACTTACAAGTGTTGAAAAACTTGGAATGTTGAGGCCAGCTTTCAAAAAAGATGGAACTGTTACTGCTGGAAATTCTTCAGGAATTAATGATGGGGCGAGTATTATGATTCTTGCTTCAGAAGAAGCAGTTGAAAAATATAATTTAAAACCAATTGCTGAAATAATTGCATTTTCTCAAGCTGGAGTAGATCCTGCATTTATGGGATTGGGACCAGTTCCAGCAATAAAAAAAGTTATGGAGAAAACTGGTTTAAGTTTAGATGATATATCATTGTTTGAACTAAATGAAGCATTTGCATCTCAATCTCTTGGTGTAATTAAAGAACTAAGTGATTATTATAAGAAAGATAAAAATTGGTTTATGGAAAGAACTAATTTGAATGGTGGAGCTATAGCTTTGGGACATCCTGTAGGTGCATCAGGTAATAGAATTATAGTAACTTTGATTCATGAAATGTTGAAACAAAAAAAAGAGTATGGACTTGCTTCACTTTGTATAGGTGGAGGAATGGGGACTGCAATAGTTATTCGTAATTTAATATAA
- a CDS encoding ABC transporter ATP-binding protein translates to MLKVNNLIVNYGHVKAVKNISFELNKGEIVSILGSNGAGKTSTLFGMMSIVKSSSNIEFKGKDISKYSSVQKVKEGLVLCPENRRVFPELSVEENLKMGSFIRGNYSKVIKDVYDLFPILKDRKRQAAGSLSGGEQQMLAVGRAMMGEPEVLMLDEPSLGLAPVITDDIFNVLKELKNSGVSILLVEQNALKSLRISDRAYILETGNIVAQGIAKDLLNDEKVKKAYLGI, encoded by the coding sequence ATGCTTAAAGTCAATAATTTAATAGTTAATTATGGTCATGTAAAGGCCGTAAAAAATATAAGCTTTGAATTGAATAAAGGTGAAATAGTTTCAATACTTGGTTCTAATGGAGCTGGAAAAACTTCAACTCTTTTTGGAATGATGAGTATTGTAAAATCATCTTCAAATATTGAATTTAAAGGAAAAGATATAAGCAAATATTCCTCTGTTCAAAAAGTAAAAGAAGGTTTGGTTTTATGTCCAGAAAATAGAAGAGTTTTTCCAGAATTATCTGTAGAAGAAAATTTGAAAATGGGGAGTTTTATTAGAGGTAATTATTCTAAAGTTATAAAAGATGTTTATGACTTATTTCCAATTTTAAAAGATAGAAAAAGACAGGCTGCAGGTTCATTATCTGGTGGAGAACAGCAAATGCTCGCTGTTGGTAGAGCTATGATGGGAGAGCCAGAAGTTCTCATGCTAGATGAACCATCTTTGGGATTGGCACCAGTTATTACTGATGATATATTTAATGTTTTAAAAGAACTAAAAAATTCTGGAGTTTCAATATTGCTTGTAGAACAAAATGCCTTGAAATCCTTGAGAATTTCTGATAGAGCATATATTCTTGAAACTGGAAATATAGTTGCACAAGGTATTGCTAAAGATCTTTTAAATGATGAAAAAGTTAAAAAAGCTTATTTAGGAATATAG